CATCAGTGGGTAGACATCATCATGAGTATGATTAATTCAGTCTCTTTCTCAGTGTCATTTAATGGAGAGAAACTTGAGTCTTTTACACCATCACGAGGTATTCGACAGGGAGATCCGATATCCCCCTACCTCTTCTTGATCGCAGTAGAGGGCCTTACGTGCCTACTTAAAACCAGTTCTCGGTCATCTGTGTTGGGTGGGATCAAGGTGGCAACTACAACTCCGGTTCTAAATCACCTCCTATTTGCGGAATAGCCTGTTGTTGTTCAAGCCGAGTATTGAGGGGGCAGTAGCGGTTTCAAACCTATTGGATGTTTATTGTAAGGCATCGGGGCAGAAAATCAGCCATGATGAATCATCAATATTTTTTAGTAAGAGATGTCCACAACAACTGAGAGATAGCATCAAGGCAACTCTGAATGTTCAGAACGAATCTCTAAATGAGCGTTACTTGGGCATGCCCACTGATGTTGGCCAGTCAAAGATGGACACATTCAGATACCTGAGAGATCGGGTGTGGGAGAAGGTGAAAGGATGGATGGAGAAGCTTTTGTTGGCAGGGGAAAGGAGGTGCTTATCAAGGCAGTGGCTCAAGCACTGCTAGTTTATTCCATGGCATGTTTCAGGATTCCGAGGGGACTCTGTGAGAACATAACCTCCATCATTCGCCAGTTTTGGTGGGGGAGTAAGGCCGGCAAACGAAAACCAGCATGGGTGGCATGGGATACTATGACACGGCCGAAGCACCTAGGGGGGCTCGGTTTCAGGGATATGGAGATTTTAAACCTAGCCTTACTCGCAAGACAGGCCTGGAGAGTTTTGACAGAAGCAACATCGCTGAGTGCGCGAATTTTGAAGGCCTCGTATTTCCCCCAGACTTCCATTCTGGAGGCGGAGCTTGGGGGCAGACCCTCGCAAATCTGGCGAGCAATTCTGGACGGAAGGGATATGCTAAAGTTGGGTATAGTCCGGCGAATTAGCAACGGGCAAACGACTGAAGTTTGGACACAAAAATGGATTCCGAGACCGGGAATGATGAGACCGGTGTCACCGTTAACACAAAATCCGCCGCGCTTGGTATCGGAGTTTATCATTGTCTATGAGGCCACTTGGAATGAGCAACTTGTCCGGTCTGTCTTTTTACCTATCTATGCAGAAGCAATATTGTCTATCCCTCTATGTACTCGCGACATggaagatttctgggcatggagTGGAGAAAAGAAGGGTAATTTTTCTGTAAAATCGGCCTATAGACTGATTGTGCAAGCAAGGTTGGCGAGAGAGCAGGGAAGTGAAGATAACACATCAGCATCTGGCAACACGGGTAATGAATGGACTAAGTTATGGAGGACGGGCGTGCCATCGAAGGTGAGGTTGTTCCTATGGCGGTTTGCACGCTGCTCCATTCCAACAGCGGAACTACTCCACCATAGAAACATGTCGACTACATCTACATGTGTGTTTTGTGGTGCCAGGGATTCATGGAGGCATGCTTTGCCTGAGTGTCCGATGGCAAGCAGTGTGTGGGCTCTATCTGACGATGCTCTTGTCGAGCATATGAGTCAGCATGATGGTGAAAATGCGAGGGAATGAATTTTTGCTTTGAAGGATGCCCTCTCGCATGAACGTTTTGTACGTATGACGATTACCTTGTGGGCAGTTGGGCAGCCAGGAGGAAAACTATATATGAGGATATATTCTAGAGTCCTTCCACAACACACTCTTTCATTAATTCATTCCTGATGATCTTCATGTGATCAAGAACCCGAGCGACAAAGTGGTGCAGGCCAGAATGGCGTGACCAACTCAGTGGTTGTAGCTGCCATTGGGTACATCCAAAAAAAATGTTGATACAGCTTGCATGGGAAGTTCAAACGTTGGTGCGGTAGCGGCGATGTGCAAGAGCAGGGAATGGCTCTTTCTTGGTGCATCCACCGTCGTGGTCAAGGGTATCTCCGACCCTACGACACTAGAAGCCATGGCACCCAGGGAATCGACGGCACTAGCAGAAGATCTTCATTTGCAAGCGATTCACGTGGCGACTGATTGCATGGACGTGGTGAACGATATTAAGTAGAAGAGTAGCCCGAGCTATGGGGCTATCATACATGAGATCATAGAGTACTCTAGTAGCTTTGATTTATGTACTTTTGTTCACGAGTTTAGGAGCTTGAATTTCGAAActcacaatctagcgaagcatgCTTTGGGACTGGGGATAGGTCGCCATATTTGGTTAGGCCACCCCAGTGATCTTATTTTCGTCCTTGTAAACAGTGTGACTGTTTAATAAAAGCTACACATGATtgtcaaaagaaaaaagataggaGCCCTCCCCCTCTTCGGCACCATCTTTTTGTTAAGGAGGCAATAGCATGACTTTGGAGGATTCCTCACAAGAATTTCCTTAAATTGATACCGAAAATTATAACAGTGACATTTCAAAACACCTTCAACATCAGCAGGAAGTCATCAAATCAGGACTAGCAGGAGAGAGCGACAGCGATTGTTTGATTACATCGGTGTGAAGACGACTCCAACGTGGATCGCCAAAACGGACGTCATCAAATGTTTGTGAACACGTTCACACAAGTAGAGGGCAATTCCAACGCGGATCACCAAAATGTCGCGCGAAAGATAGGGATACGAGGCACGCCAATGGTTAGAATGGCAATTATGGTTTTCGCTACAAGATGGCAACCGAAATAATCAAAATCAGTAGAATGTGCTGGAGTAGCATACTACTCGTACTGATTTGTGTGGATGGATCTACCTTCGAAACAGTTTGGAAGAAAAGGAAAACTCGAGCTCTCTTGTGGTGGGGCGCATGTGGATGGGCAGGCCAGCAGCACCCCATCCCATCAAGCCATCAGGCGTGACAGACAGGAGCACGTCGCGCGCGCCTCGCCGGCTGATCCGACGGGTCAGCCCCGTCGTCGCCCGTCTCGCAAGTCGCAAGGCTGTCCTCACCCCGCAGGCCTGCAGCGCCTCGGTTCCTGCCCACCCCGGCATCCACGAGATCCGGGCTTTCGTTGCGCTTGGGTACGCGCACCACCTACGGGCAGTAGCATCGTGCGGGGAAGCGTCGCCGCCGTGGCAGGGGCCACGCACATCGTCACGCCTTCCCGTTCTCCGAAACGACTGGCATGCGTCCGCCGGATCATGCATACTCTCGCGGTCGCTGTGACGCCACGGACAGGCGGTTACGGTGGCAGGCAGGCAGGCACCGACACGGCACCGGCAGAGCTCGCCTTTTGACCTCACCGCGGCAGCCGGCAGGGTCCACGCCTCTCCGTGCGGGAAAAGGAGGAGCCAGCCCAGCAGCAGATCGGCGGGCGGACGAGCGAGCAAGAGAGACAACGGCAGAAAGGCGGGGATACGATGCGGTAACAAGCGGACAAAGCAGCAAGGAAAAGCCTCGGCGCTCAAAGCAGAAGGTTTTGCCATTGCCATGCAAGAGagctcagagagagagagagagagagagagagagagagaaaccccaGAAGCGAACAAAACCCCGACCCACTTCCGTTTCACCGCCCCGTCCGTCCACGCCGCTCCaccttctttctttcttcccctgctctcccacgcacgcacgcacgcgacgAGGCGGGCACTGCTCCGGTCCACGGGGTGCTCCGCCTGCCGATCAGTCCCATCGCGGCGCATCGCGCATCGTCTTGTCTTCGCGGCCAAGCTTTCTTTCGGCCCCGGCCTGGTCTGGTCCTATATTTTAACGGAAGGCGTGAGGGAGTGGTTGAAGAAAACTGGTTGACGCCAGACGCAGCGTCGCGCCCGAGAAGCACGCGCTTCACTGCGCTGCCGCAGGCTTTGCCCTGCCTTCTTGCCTCTCTCTCTCGCTTCTCCTCCCACCAGATGCCGAGGGAAAAGGGAATGGCCTTTTGGGGTTTcttcgacggcgacggcgacgacggcggacCTGCGCCCGGCATGAACGAGTTCCCCTACtacgccgccgccggcccgggcgccctcgcctcctcctccctctcgccGCCGTCCTCCCTCGCGCCGGTACGCGCACTCTTACTCCACGTGCTGTAGTAGCAACTACTCggggtttcttcttctttgcgtGGTCCGGTCCGGCGATCGCGAAAGGCgtgcctttttcttttctttaatcCCTTTCCCGTGGCTAACCGCAGGCCGGCGACGGCCGCGGCTTCGTGAAGGTGGAGGACGGCAGCCGGTCGATGACAGACCACCTCCACGCCGTCTCCGGAGGcgatgccggcggcggcgaggacggcgaggcCGCGCCAGAGCTCGACCACCGCGGCAAGCGCAAGAGGCCCGCCAACGCGCGCCACACCCCTCGGCAGATCCATGAGCTCCAAGCGTACGCGCACGCACCCATACATTAAAAAAAGGAAATTCCGCTCATGTCGTGTCCACTTCTTTGATCATGCATGCCGCTGTTCATCGGCGCAGGTTGTTCGAGCAATGCCCCCACCCGGACGAGAAGCAGCGGGCGGCGCTGGGCAAGAGGGTCCGCCTCCAGCCGAGTCAGGTCAAGTTCTGGTTCCAGAACCGGCGCACGCAGTTGAAGGTAGTGATTCTTAACCAATCTAGTCTTATCGACCGCTCCAACATTCTCGATCCTTCTTCACTGGTGCACTTCTTGACACGGCTCGGCTGATTCCTCTCTGTGGTGGTTCATCTTGCAAGAGGGAATCTCTGCTGCACGAGAACCAGCAGTTGATGGCGGAGAACGGCAAGCTGCGCGCCGAGAACCTGTCCCTCAGGGTGGCAATGGCGCATCCAGTGTGTGGCGGCTGTGGCGGCCCGGTCCCAGCGATGCTTGACGAGTCGCCGTCCCTGGAGGAGGAGGACCTGCGCGTCCAGAACGCCACGCTCAAGAACGAGCTCAGCCGACTCTGCGCTCTCGCTTCCGTGTTCCTTGGCAGGTCCATTTCCTACGTGGCGGCGCCACCAACGCCAGGCTCGCCAGCGGAGCGCATTGGTTCAGTGCCGGCGACCACCGTGGCCAACTCGACGGTCACCGAGTTCACGGGCAGTCCCTCCAGCCAAACAGCGGGAATGGCGATCACGGCCATGGCGAAGGCTGGCATCGACAGGTCCGTGTTCTTGGAGCTTGCGACGAGTGCAATGGATGAGCTCGTCAAGATGGCGCAGATGGACGAGCCGTTGTGGATTCCAAATGTTCCCTTGCCTGGTTCCCTTGCCAAGGAGACGCTCAACCATGAAGTGTACTTGAGGACCTTCTCGCCAGCCATAGGGGTGAAGCCTCCGGGGTTTGTATCCGAGGCCTCTAGGGAGTCCGGCATTGTAAGCAGTGATGGCAGCGTCGAGCTTGTGGAGACTCTGTTGGATGAGGTTGCCCATCGTCGTCTCACTGTGCCCCCTGCCTTCTCGTTGCTACTCCTTGTATGTCTGAACTTACATTGCCTGTTTTGAAATCTTGCTGCAGAGACGTTGGTCCCGTTTTTTCTCGTGCATAATTGCCGAATCATCGACGATCGAGGAGATCTCTACTGGAGCTGCAGGAAGTAGAGATGGTGCATTGCTGCTTGTGAGTGTTCGTGTTGATCAGTATCCAGTGTCCATAAGCACGCCTTATAGGCACTTAATTGTACTAGCATCTAAGTGTTTCGTCTATCATTGCAACAGATGCAGGCAAAGCTGCAGGTTCTTTCGCCTCTTGTCCCTATTAGGGAGGTGACCTTTCTCAGATTCTGCAAAAAGTTGGGTGAGGGTTTCTGGGCTGTAGTGGATGTTTCCATGGATGAGTTGGTGATGGAGCAAGGCCTTGCCGTGGCATCCACCACTGCAAATATGAAGTGCCGGAGGCTGCCTTCTGGCTGTGTGGTGCAAGATACCCCCAATGGCTTCTGCAAGGTACACCATCCTCTCTACATTGTTCTTAGATTGACAATAGACAGCAATGTTAGCACGCCTGAAACTCGTCTGCCTCTGTATCCATTGATTAGTAATAGCTATGTTACTTATTTGGCTACCACCAAAATCAACCGTGCTAGTTCCACTGGTTTGCTGCTCTATGCATATGATGATCATCAGCTGGCTTGTTGCGAAATGCAAGTTTGTTCCGGTTCTCAATGACCACATGAGAATGTTCTTTTCAGAGTGTTTTTAGTTGGTTTAGTGTGTTATTGACTGATCACCGTGCTATATAGTATTCACAAAGCCAAAAGGGTAGGCTCAGTTTTTCAATAGATTAAGTATCTGTGGTTGCAAGCCCTCCACCGCGAGTTAGGTAATCACTTGTCAGCAGAGAGAGGGTAAACAAGTGATTTGTGAATAATTAACTGGATTTATAATCCAGTATTTCTTCCAAAGCATGTGCCTTTTCTTAGTTTAATCTCGAGTCGAATTCTTGAAGCAAAAATTCTATACTAACTGCCCACAATATCATCAATTTGTCTCATTGTCGAGAATTAAAGATCTTGACCACTAagtctattgtttgtcttcatggAAAGTACTTTTAGTCTTTGAAAGAGGAAGGTTCAGTTATTTTTTGCACATCTAATTCACGTACTATCAGCTTTTTTTGGTGCTATCTGTCCATAAGTTGACAAGGGGTTATGTCTGCCGTTTGTGTGGCTTGTCACAAAGGCCGTGCGTGTGCAAAACGATCAGCTGTTTGTATATCAGTCATGTGAAAAAGGCCGTGCTATTTAGTTGGTTTCCTGTTTATCTTCTCTTCATCAACTCATCGTTTGTTGATTAGATGCAATCAACAGTGTGGGAAAATGTGTCAAATTATAGTTTTATTGGAATGTAATCATTCAGTACATGTTACTCcctctaaagaaatataagagtgtttagatcactaaagtagtgatctaaacactcttatatttctttacggagggagtacaatgtagGAGTTCATAATAGGTTAGTATCTTGAGATAGGATTAGTCTAAATTATTCTCTGCTCTTCTTCATATTAAAAAACTTGGTCAAAATATTTcagcaaaatgtaaaaatatgatttGCTAGCACTATACACTTACACTGTGTACCTGACACTAGTAGAATTGCACTGCAGAGCTTGAGATTGCGTTTTGGGCATGCATTCATGCACTTACGTGCTAACAGATGCACTTGAATTTGCACTGCAGGTTACATGGGTTGAACATACAGTATATGATGAATCCTCCGTGCACCAGCTCTACCGGCCTCTCCTGCGGTCTGGCCTTGCCCTTGGTGCAGGGCGGTGGCTTGCGACGCTACAGCGCCAGTATGACTGCTTGGACGTTCTCATGCCGAAGCAAGACTCGTCAGGTACAGAAATATGATAATGTGCAACATCTATGTGGCATGCTTTGCATACTTCCTTGGAATTAAAATGGCAATGTACCACATTTTTCACAGATGCCATGTTGGAAGGATCACGGAGCTTGCTGAGGTTGGCAGAGAGGATGATGGACAACTTCTGTGCGGGGGTGAGCGCATCTTCTGCTGAATGGAGCAAACTGGAGGACGTCACGGGGAGCATTGGGGAGGATGTGCGTATCATGGCATGTAGGAGTGTGGATGAACCTGGGGTGCCAGCTGGTGTGGTGCTGTGTGCTGCCACATCGGTGTGGATGCTTGTAACACCCAAACGGCTTTTCAACTTCCTGTGCAATGAGAGAACGCGGGCTGAATGGGACATCCTAAGCAAGGGTGGCCCTATGCAGGAGGTGACAAAAATCTACAAGGGGCAACAGAATGGCAACGCCGTATCTCTACTGAAGGCCACTGTGAGTATTATCTATAGCTTTGCCTAGTTAGTTGTTGCTCCTTCTATGCTTACTAGAAACATTGCATGTTTAACTGACTAGTAGTCGGGAGGCTTTTCAGTGATCTAGAAGCTGAGCTCATTCGGTGCTTTAGTCTTGGGAACAATCATCACTTTTAAGCTTTTCGGAAGAAGAAAAAACACATATACCTAAAACTTGTTTCTGTGCTCTGAATGTTTGTTCAGAAGGTGTAACATGTGTAGATATGGGTCAGGCATAGTTAATAGTACTGAGCATTGGCTGTGTGCATCGCAATGACGTAGAGGCTGGGCAcgatcctccttttcaaaaaaaaaaagttaaTACTGAGCATGATGACGAATGAAGCGTGTGAAATTGGGAGTTATATTCTTGAGGAAGAACATAAAGATGTTTTCACCAGCCTTGTACCACTTCTATTCCAAAACTAAATTAGACGGTACTTTTAGGATTCATGCAGTCAAGCTTGAATTACTACAGTTGTACACAAAATCATGAAATTTACTAGTATGTTTATCAATGGAAGTACACACATAAGTGTCTTTTATAGTGTTAACTAGCATAGAACTTGAAAAGGTAATGGTCAGATGTATTTACTGGAGGAGAAATATGAAACAGCAATTATTATTTTCTTGGGCACGCATCCAAATGTGTCATTTTGTAATAGAAGAAAACAGCAAGAGACTGAAGGTTGGAAGTAAATTAGGATGTGTGTTGTATCGAAGTTAAACCAAATTAGATGTACTTTTACGATTCATGCAGTCAAAGCTTGAATTACTGCAGTTGTACACAAAATCATGAAATTTACTAGTATGTTATCAATGGAAGTGCTCGAAATCAAACGTCTAAATGATGATGCTCGGACATGTTTTTTTTAAtaagcctaccccaacttgtttgggactaaaggctttgttgttgttgttgttgttgttgttgcatgcAGTCAAGTGGACACATATATGAAAACAGCAAGCTTTTTTGTTCTAAATCTGTGTGAACTTCCATCTAGTTTCTGTGAACATGTACTGTGCCATTTTGGCAGAAAATGTCATCGTGTTGTTTGATTGTTTCTGGCTTCAGGATGTTAATCATGCATGATTTGTGTGACTATCTATTCTTCCTGTCCTCCCTTTCTTTTATTTACCTCGACCCTAAATATTGTCTCACATCACATGGTACAGGCCCCAAACACCCAGCAGGACAGCAGCATCCTGATCCTACAGGAGACGTGCACAGATGCATCCAGCTCAATGGTGGTGTACACCCCAGTGGACATCCCAGCAATGCGCCGTGTCATGGGCGGGGAAGGCGACCCGGCATCGATCATGCTCTTGCCATCCGGTTTCGCCATTCTGCCCGGCTGGCCGAGCATATCTGGCGACGACGGGCACAAGACATGCGGCTCGCTGCTCACCGTGGCGTTCCAGATACTCGGGAACAGGCAGCCCACCGGGAAGCTCACCGTGGAGTCGGTGCAGACCGTGGACAGCCTCATCTCCTGCACCATCAACAGGATCAAGACGGCGCTGCGACGCCTGAGCGAGCTTGGGGACGGGGGAACCCTTTTGGCCTAGGAGCGAGCGAGCAGACGGTGAAGGGTCTTGGAGTCAAGAACGAACCGCGAAAATAGGAGTGTGGCCTTTGCTGGGTGGTAAGGACCGGGCTGGGCTGGGCAGGTCCTTAGCACAGAGCAATGGTGGTGGTTCGGGTATTGACTCGGCCTTCTCCCGGCTGTTCTCTCTCGTGACATTTGCATTTTGGACAGACAGTTGGAGGCTAGTCTTCTTAAGCTTTTGTTTGCATTTTGGCCCGGACTTGGTAGCGTTGGTGACAGCAAGATGTGATGCTTTCTGTAGGAACTCGCTCTGAATGGCAATGTTCCGTTGGCCAGATGTTCGGTTCTTTTGAGGCAGCCTTGGGTTCCAAGAATGGTATCCAGCAAGCAATCAGTCATCTAGAAAGAATGAACTTTGTTAATTGTTATGTTAGGAgtatttgtactccctctgtttcaaaataagtgtcatggttttagttgCACAACATTCATTTTGGAACGTAGGGAGTAACATTCAACGTCATGGTGCATGGGCACTGAAATGTGAACACAAAGTAGCTGCAAACTCTGGGACATGGAGTTTCTACACTTAATTTTCCGCACACATGCAAATTTTCATGAAGAAAAAACATCCTGAATGCTCTGGCTAAAAGAAACAAAATCAATGCTAAAAGAACTGTTTTTGAAAGCATTTTCAAGTGTTGATTTTGTTAATTTTTTACCAGACCTCCACAAATGCgatttcatcacagaaatttgcGCGCAGGCAGAGAAGCCCATGCAATGTTTGTTGTAAAAAAACagtaaattttgaaaaaaaaaatctgttTTCTTTCAGATTTCACTATCCATATCAAGAGCATTTGAGCTCAGGATTAGAAGACCACTTTCGTAAACTCTGCTCATAAGTTCAGACAGTTGGGACTGTAAGATTCAGACCAAAAATAAAAATGCAAGGAAATGATGAATCCATTTTCTGCCAATCCATAATTGATATGCAGTTGACTTGGATAACTGACGGTTCCTTCATGATGCTGGCACGACAGCTCAATAGACTACAAAATGACCCGAAAAATACCCAGATTAGTTCCGAAATACAGCAGCGCGTGAACCACGGATGGCTGGGCTAAAAGCACTCGAACTAAGAGGACTCAGTCTCCTCACTAGTCACTACAGGCTACAACTATATCTCCGATGCTAAACAAGCATAAATAGTTCACTTCAGCGAAGAACTATCTTACACACTGAGATACCACGACAGAGTAGCGATAAAACAGGCTATGCATGACAACACTGTTAACTGATGTCAGAGCAGCTGCACAGCGTTAGGCCTTTGCTGTTTCTCTCACCAGAGCAAACTTGGCCAGAAGGCCAGAAAGCTGAAGGAATGACCCGACGCCGTCACAGATCCTCATGTGCGCAAATCCGGTTTCCTGTGCGAACATACAAACATGAAATTTTAGTTGACGGGATAAATCACAAGACACGAGAGCATAAACAAGACAGGGTTTACCTTCAGCAACTCCAGCTTCAGAAATTCAGCCATGTCATAGTTCTTGATGACACGGAAGAGAGTAGTGATTATGTCAGTAGGAGAGTAGCCCAAATCATAGAGTTGCTTTAGGCCAGAGCAGGCCTCATCAAACTTCCCATCTAGTACATTTTTCACCATACTCTTGACATGCAAGGGATGTGGTTGATCGCAAACCTAGAACAAGTTCATCGTTACTGTTAATTGAAAAAGTATTGGAGAATTCAGATGATGCAAAATGAGATAACTCGTGCCAACCTTGAACACATTTTCTTGATTAACAAAACGGAACCCACTGACTGTAGCTTGCAAATTGTTCAAAGCTTGTCTCATGTCACCATCAGCAGTAAAAATGATGGCTTCAAGACCTTCTGGCACATAAGGGACCTTCATTGAACAAGAATAGAAAGATACGGTTAAAAAAGGGCACCCCAGAACTAACAAACAGAACATATAGGGGTGTTAGGATCACACCCTAATTCAAGGATTAACCAACATACAGGCAATAAGAACAATATAGTGGTATCTACATGATCAAATGGATTTCAACactacaaaataaaaataaaaacaactgGAAGTTGCCTGTTTGCAGTTTTGCGGGTAGGTAAGCTCCTGGAGGTTTCATATTAGCCATCCTTGTTACCAAAATGCAAAATACTCCCTCTTAACTTGCGAAAACATCTTAtgttgtgggacggagggagtaataagttTCTAGATCCAACAACTCAGTCTGTTCAACAGTTTAGGATGACCAATAGGATATGCACCTCTTGACTCAGACCAGTGAGCCTTGAAGTACATTCAGTAAAGTAGTTGCGCAGGTACTTGCTAAGGCCAAACTGACTTATCCTCATGGGATAGGCAAAGTGCATGCTTTTTTTTAACTATATAATTACAGGATTATTATCAGTTCAAAGTAACATCCACTCCACATGCAGTAGTTGCCATACAATCTTAATTAATTGGTTCAGAAAATAACAACCTCTTCAGCAAGAACACTAAAGTAGCATTAAAATATTTATCTGACCCCATTACTTGTGATATTAGGATCGGAAGCATTCACGGTTAAATACCATATCGGCAGCAAAGCATCTACATGTTTAGGTAAGAATTAAGACCAGTAGTCAAGCAACCAAATTGTGTAATGACACCAGCAAGACGCATATCTCAATTGCTGCTCATGGTGGTTGGAATCAGTACCCTGAATTACAGCTACTTATCAGCACTCCAAATTAGCTCTCCAAGTAGGAGATACTTCTTCATAATACCAAATTAAGCTTCTTGGTTATTTATTAAGGTACCCTGTAATTCTTATACAGTTGCAGTTCTGCCTTTCCCGCTGGTAAAGAGAAAGGCTAATTTCATTTTCCTTAACTGCAGAACAGGACTGTCATCTGGGTGCTCTTATATAATTATTAGTAATATTAATATATGTATTACAATCATTATGCTCAGATGACAAGCAGGGTGAAAGGTCAAAAGTAAACGGCAGACGATATTATAAATAAATAAGAACAATTAATACATGCAAACATATCCTCAATGTTTTAaaaaataacaaaacat
The window above is part of the Triticum aestivum cultivar Chinese Spring chromosome 2A, IWGSC CS RefSeq v2.1, whole genome shotgun sequence genome. Proteins encoded here:
- the LOC123190035 gene encoding homeobox-leucine zipper protein ROC4; protein product: MPREKGMAFWGFFDGDGDDGGPAPGMNEFPYYAAAGPGALASSSLSPPSSLAPAGDGRGFVKVEDGSRSMTDHLHAVSGGDAGGGEDGEAAPELDHRGKRKRPANARHTPRQIHELQALFEQCPHPDEKQRAALGKRVRLQPSQVKFWFQNRRTQLKRESLLHENQQLMAENGKLRAENLSLRVAMAHPVCGGCGGPVPAMLDESPSLEEEDLRVQNATLKNELSRLCALASVFLGRSISYVAAPPTPGSPAERIGSVPATTVANSTVTEFTGSPSSQTAGMAITAMAKAGIDRSVFLELATSAMDELVKMAQMDEPLWIPNVPLPGSLAKETLNHEVYLRTFSPAIGVKPPGFVSEASRESGIVSSDGSVELVETLLDERRWSRFFSCIIAESSTIEEISTGAAGSRDGALLLMQAKLQVLSPLVPIREVTFLRFCKKLGEGFWAVVDVSMDELVMEQGLAVASTTANMKCRRLPSGCVVQDTPNGFCKVTWVEHTVYDESSVHQLYRPLLRSGLALGAGRWLATLQRQYDCLDVLMPKQDSSDAMLEGSRSLLRLAERMMDNFCAGVSASSAEWSKLEDVTGSIGEDVRIMACRSVDEPGVPAGVVLCAATSVWMLVTPKRLFNFLCNERTRAEWDILSKGGPMQEVTKIYKGQQNGNAVSLLKATAPNTQQDSSILILQETCTDASSSMVVYTPVDIPAMRRVMGGEGDPASIMLLPSGFAILPGWPSISGDDGHKTCGSLLTVAFQILGNRQPTGKLTVESVQTVDSLISCTINRIKTALRRLSELGDGGTLLA